The following proteins are co-located in the Dyadobacter chenwenxiniae genome:
- a CDS encoding RagB/SusD family nutrient uptake outer membrane protein, which translates to MKKYSNTFKLVLLSGLIQLAITSCVDLDEVPKSFISTDQFFKTQADAIAAVNAIYFRLNATGQTPYHILFSTGMDMMSDDVQPGPGATNADVRSQSVLSHSSTGLRVREIWQQHYDAINRANIAIDKIPAVEMDAALRNRLVLEAKFLRALYYFNLVRLYGDVPLVIHETTSLSPEALYVERTPAEQVYQQIIQDLTDAHGLPNDTFGASGAKYTAADAGRATGGAARSLLAKVYLTRYDYANAIAKSAEVINGTFGYGLFADYAQVFLPANKNGIEHIFSAQFEANADSHGNNQAMRSAPTGIPGLNGNFAEQPMPGIYELYSAKDKRRDVSFITSIISPANGQTYQLTVKDPATGQIKPNPHFNKWWDPAQAGNLGQSAANVPILRFSDVLLIHAEAVNEQEGPTATAYTSYNKVRRRAGLANLTPGLTQAQFRDSLRIDRRLEFVFEYSRWFDLIRYKPLTGPDAYLIKSLKAAGKNNVQPKHYLYPIPQQEIDNNPKLQGKQNPGW; encoded by the coding sequence ATGAAAAAATATTCCAATACTTTCAAATTAGTTTTGCTTTCCGGACTGATTCAGCTTGCAATTACATCCTGCGTTGATCTTGATGAAGTCCCGAAATCGTTCATCTCTACTGATCAGTTCTTTAAAACTCAGGCCGACGCGATTGCTGCGGTGAATGCCATTTACTTTCGCCTCAATGCTACCGGGCAGACTCCCTATCACATCCTTTTTTCCACGGGAATGGATATGATGAGCGATGACGTACAGCCGGGGCCGGGTGCTACCAATGCGGATGTGCGGTCACAGTCGGTGCTTTCGCATTCATCCACCGGGCTGCGTGTGCGGGAAATATGGCAGCAGCATTATGATGCGATCAACCGCGCAAATATCGCCATTGACAAAATCCCGGCCGTGGAAATGGATGCTGCCCTGAGAAACCGGCTGGTGCTGGAAGCAAAGTTTTTGCGTGCATTGTATTATTTCAACCTGGTTCGCCTTTATGGTGACGTGCCGCTGGTTATACATGAAACCACGTCCCTAAGCCCGGAAGCATTGTATGTGGAAAGAACCCCGGCAGAGCAGGTTTACCAACAGATCATTCAGGATCTTACCGACGCGCACGGCCTTCCAAATGATACATTCGGAGCTTCAGGGGCAAAGTATACTGCGGCAGATGCGGGCCGGGCAACCGGCGGGGCGGCACGGTCGCTGCTGGCGAAGGTGTACCTTACACGGTATGATTATGCCAATGCAATCGCCAAGTCGGCGGAGGTGATTAACGGGACATTTGGATACGGGCTCTTTGCAGACTATGCACAGGTATTTTTACCGGCAAACAAAAACGGGATCGAGCATATCTTCTCCGCTCAGTTTGAGGCCAATGCAGATTCTCACGGGAATAACCAGGCCATGCGCTCGGCACCAACGGGTATCCCGGGTTTGAATGGAAACTTTGCCGAACAGCCGATGCCAGGCATCTACGAGCTTTATTCCGCCAAAGACAAACGCCGGGATGTGAGCTTTATCACTTCCATTATCAGTCCCGCTAACGGACAGACTTACCAGCTGACGGTAAAAGATCCTGCAACCGGACAGATTAAACCCAACCCGCATTTCAATAAATGGTGGGACCCGGCGCAGGCTGGTAACCTTGGTCAATCGGCTGCGAATGTGCCCATTCTGAGGTTTTCGGATGTGCTGCTGATCCACGCGGAGGCAGTTAACGAGCAGGAAGGTCCAACTGCTACGGCGTATACCTCCTACAATAAGGTACGCCGACGCGCCGGTTTGGCCAACCTCACACCCGGACTTACCCAGGCGCAGTTCCGCGACTCGCTGCGCATTGACCGCCGCCTGGAATTTGTGTTCGAATACTCGCGCTGGTTTGACCTGATCCGTTACAAACCGCTCACAGGCCCGGATGCATACCTGATCAAATCCTTGAAAGCAGCTGGGAAAAACAACGTACAACCTAAACATTATCTATACCCGATCCCGCAGCAGGAAATTGACAATAATCCAAAGTTGCAGGGAAAACAGAACCCGGGATGGTGA
- a CDS encoding arylsulfatase, with protein sequence MIETPNIDRLAKQGLRYTNFHTTAFCAPTRAALLTGRNQHSVHFGFFASNSYNTPGYDGYLPFEKATVGEILRENGYNTFAVGKYHLTHPSDATQAGPFNRWPTGRGFDHYFGFAPEVAATDQWHPTLYRDTQREPEDPKGRHVTELLANEAIRYISGQKSAAPDKPFFLYFAPGAVHAPIQVSKEWIDKYKGKFSAGWDKYKETVLKNQKALGVVPANIKPAPKNPGVKDWDALSGDEKKLFERYIEVYAAFVSHTDHEIGRIINHIEQIGELDNTLVVVLVGDNGAEGAGREIGRFLANKTNETEEQTVARYVKNLDLLGTENSSVLYPDGWAAATNTPFRYYKSYGNFEGGTHDPLILFYPNKIKDKGGIRHQYSHVNDVLPTTLELAGAKVPNVINGYKQEPVEGVSLAYSIDAANKNAAERHTVQYHEMTGSYAIYKDGWKASFPRDRSKRIPESEEKWHLYNLKEDFNELNDLADKYPDKVKELAEVFDKEAWKYNVYPLKDKWETANQSIYDGKTKVTLYPEASYTNASAFRFGTSSYSISARAIIPAKGAEGVLVSFGNTLSGLSLYVKDKKLVFAYNSEGEVREITSDKPVPAGEITLKAEVLYGNDKKDKAVTLFINNEKVGTLNLGTVATAASGYEGLEVGRDVGTTVTPAYKAPFNFTGELKDVVIEKL encoded by the coding sequence TTGATAGAAACACCCAATATAGACCGGCTTGCCAAGCAAGGTTTGCGCTATACCAATTTCCATACTACAGCATTCTGTGCACCAACCCGCGCCGCGTTGCTGACGGGAAGAAACCAGCATTCTGTCCATTTTGGCTTCTTTGCAAGCAATTCGTACAATACACCCGGATACGACGGCTACCTTCCTTTTGAAAAAGCGACGGTGGGAGAAATTTTGAGGGAAAATGGCTATAATACCTTTGCGGTAGGCAAATATCACCTTACGCATCCGTCCGACGCCACGCAGGCGGGGCCGTTCAACCGGTGGCCAACCGGGCGGGGTTTTGACCATTATTTCGGATTTGCGCCCGAGGTAGCTGCGACAGACCAGTGGCACCCAACCCTGTACCGCGATACCCAGCGCGAGCCGGAGGATCCAAAAGGCAGGCACGTGACTGAACTGCTCGCCAATGAAGCTATTCGCTACATTTCTGGTCAAAAGTCCGCGGCTCCTGATAAACCTTTCTTCCTCTACTTCGCGCCCGGTGCAGTGCATGCGCCTATTCAGGTGAGTAAAGAATGGATTGACAAATACAAAGGCAAGTTCAGTGCGGGCTGGGATAAGTACAAGGAAACGGTTTTGAAAAATCAGAAAGCACTTGGTGTAGTCCCAGCGAACATTAAACCGGCACCGAAGAATCCCGGCGTGAAGGACTGGGATGCACTTTCCGGGGATGAGAAGAAGCTTTTTGAAAGGTACATTGAAGTTTATGCGGCTTTTGTTTCGCATACAGATCATGAGATCGGGCGCATTATCAACCACATTGAGCAGATTGGTGAGCTGGATAATACATTGGTGGTGGTACTTGTCGGGGACAATGGGGCAGAGGGCGCCGGGCGAGAGATCGGACGCTTTTTAGCTAATAAAACAAATGAAACGGAGGAACAAACCGTAGCCAGGTATGTAAAAAATCTCGACCTGCTGGGAACAGAAAATTCATCCGTTCTTTACCCCGATGGCTGGGCCGCTGCTACCAACACGCCTTTCCGTTATTATAAAAGCTACGGGAACTTCGAGGGTGGCACACACGATCCGCTGATCCTTTTTTATCCAAATAAAATAAAAGACAAAGGCGGTATTCGTCACCAGTATTCACACGTAAACGATGTCCTTCCAACTACGCTCGAACTGGCCGGGGCGAAAGTTCCAAACGTGATCAACGGATACAAACAGGAGCCGGTGGAAGGTGTAAGTCTTGCATATTCCATTGATGCTGCCAATAAGAATGCAGCGGAGCGCCACACGGTGCAGTACCACGAAATGACAGGATCTTATGCCATTTACAAAGACGGCTGGAAAGCGTCCTTCCCGCGCGACCGCTCCAAACGAATTCCTGAAAGTGAAGAAAAATGGCATTTATACAACCTCAAAGAAGATTTCAATGAGCTGAACGATCTGGCAGACAAGTATCCTGATAAGGTAAAAGAACTGGCGGAGGTATTTGACAAAGAAGCCTGGAAGTACAATGTATATCCATTAAAAGACAAATGGGAAACAGCAAACCAGAGTATTTATGATGGAAAAACAAAGGTAACCCTGTATCCTGAGGCAAGTTATACCAATGCGTCGGCTTTCCGGTTTGGCACTTCCTCTTACTCGATTTCGGCCCGGGCTATTATCCCTGCAAAAGGTGCGGAAGGTGTGTTAGTATCCTTTGGGAATACGCTGTCAGGATTGAGCTTGTATGTGAAAGACAAGAAGCTGGTTTTTGCGTATAACTCAGAAGGGGAAGTGCGCGAAATTACATCGGACAAGCCGGTACCGGCAGGAGAAATCACGTTGAAGGCGGAGGTTTTGTATGGTAATGACAAGAAAGACAAAGCAGTAACTTTGTTTATCAACAACGAAAAAGTTGGAACGCTGAACCTGGGCACAGTGGCCACGGCAGCCAGCGGTTATGAAGGTTTGGAAGTTGGCCGGGACGTAGGTACTACGGTGACACCGGCTTATAAAGCTCCGTTCAACTTCACTGGTGAATTGAAAGATGTGGTGATTGAAAAACTGTAA
- a CDS encoding helix-turn-helix domain-containing protein: protein MQNKVIHRLKTISEYHKVMGLPKPEHPLISVIDYGSVQLQCMANKSYVFDFYSILLDRDFKGNMKYGQQSGLFEEGVMFFMLPGQVFEVDAYGKEINRSGWLLLIHPDFLWKTALAKTIKNYDYFNYSVNEALFLTDKEEKSVLAIMENMAQEYRNNIDKFSGPVIIAQLELLLTYADRFYQRQFITRKISGHSILDRLESMLDQYFKSGKLTVDGMPTVQYVAASLNLSAGYLSGLLKTLTGKSTQHYIQDKLIEHAKIQLSMTDQSVSEIAYGLGFEHPQSFSRLFKAKTSLSPLDFRASFN from the coding sequence ATGCAAAACAAGGTGATCCACAGGTTAAAAACGATCAGTGAATACCATAAGGTCATGGGACTTCCCAAGCCAGAACATCCGCTTATCAGTGTGATCGATTACGGCTCCGTTCAACTGCAGTGCATGGCCAACAAGAGTTACGTATTTGACTTTTATTCTATCCTTCTCGACCGGGATTTTAAGGGCAACATGAAGTACGGGCAGCAGTCCGGACTCTTTGAGGAAGGTGTAATGTTTTTCATGCTCCCCGGTCAAGTTTTTGAAGTGGATGCCTATGGTAAAGAAATCAACCGATCAGGCTGGCTACTGCTTATCCATCCCGATTTCCTTTGGAAGACAGCACTGGCAAAGACGATTAAGAACTATGATTATTTTAACTATTCCGTTAATGAGGCTTTGTTCTTAACGGATAAGGAAGAAAAGTCCGTCCTTGCCATCATGGAAAATATGGCCCAGGAATATCGCAATAACATTGATAAGTTCAGCGGCCCTGTGATCATCGCGCAGCTCGAACTGCTGTTGACCTATGCAGACAGGTTTTACCAGAGGCAGTTTATCACCCGTAAAATTTCCGGGCACTCGATCCTTGACCGCCTGGAATCTATGCTGGATCAGTATTTCAAAAGCGGGAAGCTGACAGTGGACGGAATGCCTACGGTGCAATACGTGGCGGCATCATTGAATTTGTCCGCTGGCTACCTAAGTGGCTTATTGAAGACATTAACAGGAAAGAGTACCCAGCATTACATACAGGACAAGTTAATCGAACATGCCAAAATACAATTGTCCATGACGGATCAATCTGTGAGCGAAATTGCATATGGCCTGGGTTTTGAACATCCCCAGTCATTCAGCAGGCTCTTCAAGGCAAAGACCAGCTTATCGCCTTTGGATTTCAGAGCAAGTTTTAATTGA
- a CDS encoding SusC/RagA family TonB-linked outer membrane protein yields MKQFYLIASLVLVVGLAQAQDLVSGFVKDDSGQSLPGATIVQKGTSKYAVSEPDGKFEIAVGKEFPFTIQVSLTGYQQQEVEIYELAAEPIDVILKTANVLDQVVVIGYGTQKKGDLTGSVSSISTGDLKGVPISSLDRALQGRAAGVQVTQSSGQPGSSVSIKIRGGNSINGANEPLYVIDGFPVYNNNSYADAGVTNGPTINALSTLNPSDIESIDILKDASATAIYGSRGANGVVIITTKKGKAGKNIITYDGYYGVQKVLKTLPLLNAQQWALLKNDALIDSKKAPAFSQAEIDSLGQPGVGTDWQDAAFRQAAIQNHSLSFSGGDDKTRFAVSGNYFKQDGILQNSDFERYSFRINLDRDMSKRFKLGINFSGSKSSANVAPENVVPNLLQMPPTMPIYDLNSANGFTLRSIYDSPLANPIATLYLQVNETHIFRGFGNAYGEYQIADGLKAKVSIGTDILLNKQNRYLPSTLQEGVGLGGQGTVGNKNTIGWLNENTLSYNKSFSQDHALDAVIGITQQASTTENVVARSATFVTDEFGYHNLGGGTTFQNASSNYFKWTLLSYLGRINYTFRQKYNLTVTARADGSSRLGNDNKWGFFPSAALSWNLGREDFIKNIKEISNLKFRISGGITGNQEIAPYTSLAQEAYYSYLFGRKLVAGYAPNGIANPNLGWEQTAQYDAGLDLGFFKNRINVTLDAYYKKTSDLLLDVPLPYTSGYANAFQNYGAVENKGIELSVNTVNSEGALGWTTDFVFSTNKNKVLSLGPGVSQVISGNSIAQVGSPIGSFLVLKADGIFQTGDDIANLPKFLASDRAGSQRYVDISGPNGVPDGTITQAHDRVIVGNAQPKFLYGLTNNFTFKGFDLNVLLQGQSGNKVYNANQANLELGTGYINGSTTMLDRWTPTNPSNVIHRAIENPAVTVSDRFIENGSYLRLKNLSLGYSLPAALTGKIGISQLRIYVTAQNLVTWTKYTGYDPEVSRNEQATLTQGVDNGVYPASKTFLGGLTLTF; encoded by the coding sequence ATGAAGCAGTTTTACCTTATTGCCAGTTTGGTGCTGGTTGTAGGTCTGGCGCAAGCGCAAGACCTGGTTAGTGGCTTTGTTAAGGATGACAGCGGCCAATCGCTGCCCGGCGCAACCATTGTACAAAAAGGCACATCGAAGTACGCCGTTTCAGAACCTGACGGAAAATTTGAGATCGCTGTCGGAAAGGAATTTCCATTCACCATTCAGGTCAGTTTGACTGGCTATCAACAGCAGGAAGTAGAAATCTACGAACTGGCGGCAGAACCCATTGACGTTATATTGAAAACGGCCAACGTGCTCGATCAGGTGGTAGTAATCGGTTACGGTACCCAGAAAAAAGGCGATTTGACAGGCTCGGTATCCTCTATTTCTACGGGAGATTTGAAGGGTGTACCAATCAGCTCGCTTGACCGCGCATTGCAGGGCAGGGCAGCGGGCGTACAGGTAACCCAGTCTTCGGGCCAGCCGGGAAGCTCTGTGAGCATCAAGATCCGGGGAGGTAACTCAATCAATGGCGCCAACGAGCCGCTGTATGTGATTGATGGTTTTCCGGTTTACAACAACAATAGCTATGCCGATGCGGGCGTAACCAATGGACCGACTATCAATGCGTTATCTACGCTGAACCCTAGCGACATTGAGTCTATTGATATCTTGAAAGATGCGTCGGCCACAGCTATTTATGGTTCAAGAGGTGCGAATGGTGTCGTGATTATTACAACAAAAAAAGGAAAAGCAGGCAAGAACATTATCACCTACGATGGCTATTATGGTGTCCAAAAAGTGCTGAAAACGCTACCACTTTTGAATGCACAGCAATGGGCATTGCTTAAAAACGATGCATTAATCGATTCCAAAAAAGCTCCTGCATTCTCTCAGGCCGAAATCGACAGTCTCGGTCAGCCAGGCGTGGGAACCGACTGGCAGGATGCGGCATTCAGACAGGCTGCGATCCAGAACCACAGTCTTTCGTTTTCTGGCGGGGATGATAAAACGCGGTTTGCGGTGTCGGGTAATTATTTCAAACAGGACGGTATTCTTCAAAATTCTGATTTCGAGCGGTACTCCTTCCGTATTAACCTCGACCGGGATATGAGCAAACGCTTTAAGCTGGGCATTAACTTCTCGGGAAGCAAATCTTCCGCCAATGTCGCACCTGAAAACGTGGTACCCAACCTTTTGCAAATGCCGCCGACTATGCCGATCTATGATCTAAATTCTGCGAACGGATTCACCTTGCGCAGCATTTACGACAGTCCGCTGGCCAATCCGATCGCGACATTATATTTGCAAGTCAATGAAACACACATCTTTCGCGGCTTCGGAAATGCTTATGGCGAGTACCAGATCGCTGACGGGCTGAAAGCAAAAGTTTCCATTGGTACTGACATCCTGCTCAACAAGCAAAACCGCTATCTGCCCTCGACCTTGCAGGAAGGAGTGGGTTTAGGAGGACAAGGAACTGTGGGGAATAAAAATACGATAGGGTGGCTGAATGAGAATACACTTAGCTACAATAAATCTTTTAGCCAGGACCACGCACTCGACGCAGTGATTGGGATTACCCAGCAGGCTTCCACCACGGAAAATGTGGTCGCCCGCTCGGCTACATTTGTTACCGATGAATTTGGCTATCATAACTTGGGTGGCGGAACTACTTTCCAGAATGCTTCTTCCAATTACTTCAAGTGGACTTTGCTATCTTACCTGGGCAGGATCAATTATACATTTCGTCAAAAATATAACCTGACTGTCACTGCACGCGCAGACGGTTCATCTCGTTTGGGAAATGACAACAAATGGGGTTTTTTCCCTTCGGCGGCACTTTCCTGGAACCTGGGTAGGGAGGATTTTATCAAAAACATCAAGGAAATCAGCAACCTGAAATTCAGGATCAGCGGCGGTATCACGGGTAACCAGGAAATCGCACCTTACACGTCGCTCGCCCAGGAAGCCTATTACAGCTATTTGTTCGGCCGGAAACTTGTGGCAGGTTATGCGCCAAATGGAATCGCGAACCCGAACCTGGGTTGGGAGCAAACCGCGCAGTACGACGCCGGTCTTGATTTGGGTTTTTTCAAAAACCGCATTAATGTGACCCTCGACGCTTACTACAAGAAAACTTCCGACCTGCTGCTCGACGTTCCTTTGCCTTATACTTCGGGATATGCCAATGCATTTCAAAATTATGGTGCAGTTGAAAATAAGGGGATTGAACTGTCGGTGAATACTGTCAACAGCGAAGGAGCGCTCGGCTGGACAACTGATTTTGTTTTTTCGACCAACAAAAATAAGGTACTCAGTCTCGGGCCAGGTGTATCGCAGGTGATCTCCGGTAATTCCATTGCGCAGGTAGGCTCGCCGATCGGTTCATTCCTGGTGTTGAAAGCAGACGGTATTTTCCAGACCGGAGATGATATTGCAAATCTTCCAAAATTCCTTGCAAGTGATCGCGCAGGTAGTCAGCGGTATGTAGATATCAGCGGGCCCAATGGCGTTCCCGACGGGACCATTACGCAGGCACACGATCGCGTGATCGTAGGCAATGCGCAGCCGAAGTTTTTGTATGGTCTAACCAACAATTTCACCTTTAAAGGCTTTGACCTGAATGTGTTGCTGCAAGGGCAGTCGGGCAACAAAGTGTACAATGCAAATCAGGCCAACCTGGAATTGGGAACAGGTTATATCAACGGCTCGACGACCATGCTTGACCGCTGGACACCCACCAATCCAAGCAATGTAATCCACCGGGCCATTGAAAACCCTGCGGTGACCGTTTCAGACAGGTTCATCGAAAACGGGTCCTATCTGCGACTAAAAAACCTAAGCCTTGGCTATTCGCTCCCGGCAGCCCTGACAGGCAAGATCGGTATCAGTCAGCTTCGCATTTATGTTACTGCCCAAAACCTGGTGACGTGGACGAAATACACGGGTTACGATCCGGAAGTGAGCCGCAACGAGCAGGCAACGCTGACGCAGGGTGTCGATAACGGTGTTTATCCGGCAAGCAAAACATTCCTCGGCGGCTTAACACTTACATTCTAG
- a CDS encoding alpha/beta fold hydrolase, with translation MKKLIFILSIAFSSLAYGQQQHARTFLFVPGAWDGGWDYAKVDSILTANGDRVYRPTLTGLGERVHLSRPGINLTTYINDILNLIRFENLHNVILVGHSYGGMVISGVAERVPDRIRQLVYLDAMVPNNGESAKDICGDLWGPMIKDSVFVYPFGFTKAVPPGDVPQPLGTFTEPIQIGNPLVKKIPAVFILMTKEGKSSPEHDKMGLLRAKARNWKIFTFEGGHYSMREQPENLVKKLKEVTQP, from the coding sequence ATGAAAAAACTGATTTTCATTTTAAGCATCGCCTTTTCTTCGCTCGCCTACGGACAGCAGCAGCATGCCCGTACATTTCTTTTCGTTCCGGGGGCATGGGACGGCGGCTGGGATTACGCAAAAGTGGATTCCATCTTAACTGCCAATGGGGACAGAGTTTACCGCCCGACGCTCACCGGCCTTGGCGAAAGGGTGCACCTGTCCAGACCCGGCATCAACTTGACTACTTACATTAATGACATCCTGAACCTGATCAGGTTTGAGAATCTCCATAATGTAATTCTCGTGGGGCATAGTTATGGGGGCATGGTCATTTCCGGTGTGGCCGAGCGGGTTCCCGATCGAATCAGGCAGCTGGTTTATCTGGATGCGATGGTTCCCAATAATGGCGAAAGCGCAAAAGATATCTGTGGAGACCTTTGGGGACCCATGATCAAGGACAGCGTGTTTGTTTACCCTTTCGGATTCACAAAGGCAGTGCCGCCCGGCGATGTGCCGCAACCGCTGGGTACTTTTACCGAACCTATTCAGATTGGCAATCCACTGGTCAAAAAAATTCCGGCTGTTTTTATATTAATGACCAAGGAGGGCAAGAGCAGTCCTGAACATGACAAAATGGGGTTATTGCGAGCCAAGGCCAGGAATTGGAAAATATTTACTTTTGAAGGCGGTCATTATTCAATGAGGGAGCAACCGGAGAATCTGGTTAAAAAACTGAAAGAGGTAACGCAGCCATAG
- a CDS encoding SDR family oxidoreductase, with protein MTNIALVVGSTGITGSNLAENLILKGWTTYGLARNPRTDVAGLTPIAANLLDINDLSDKLRDIAPTHVFFTTWMRNETEAENIRVNSALVRNLLDTLSAKQTVKHVALVTGLKHYLGPFDAYAKAGTLPETPVREEHPRLDIENFYYAQEDEVYAAADRDGFTWSIHRPHTVIGHAVGNLMNMGSTLAVYASICKETGRPFRFPGSAAQWEGISDVTDAQILAEQMIWAAVTDAAYNEAFNIANGDVFRWKWLWKQIADWFGIEPVGFDTTIHPLETEMKGYDVLWQEIAAKYQLKEPALSRISNAWHTDLDLGRPLEVMTDMSKSRKLGFAVYKDTRDSFFGLFGKLRAENLIP; from the coding sequence ATGACAAATATTGCATTGGTAGTCGGCTCAACCGGCATTACCGGAAGTAACCTGGCAGAGAACCTCATTTTGAAAGGTTGGACAACTTATGGCCTGGCTCGAAATCCCCGGACCGACGTTGCCGGACTGACGCCCATCGCGGCTAATCTGCTGGATATAAACGATCTCTCCGACAAGCTACGGGACATTGCGCCTACACACGTTTTCTTCACAACCTGGATGCGCAACGAAACGGAAGCTGAGAATATCCGGGTCAACAGCGCGCTGGTCCGCAATCTGCTCGACACATTGTCCGCCAAGCAAACAGTGAAGCATGTTGCGTTGGTGACAGGTTTGAAACACTATCTCGGCCCCTTTGACGCTTACGCAAAGGCAGGTACGTTGCCCGAAACGCCTGTTCGCGAAGAGCATCCGCGATTGGATATCGAAAACTTTTACTATGCCCAGGAAGACGAGGTTTATGCTGCCGCTGATCGCGATGGTTTTACATGGAGCATTCACAGACCACACACCGTAATCGGACACGCCGTTGGTAACCTGATGAATATGGGATCAACCTTGGCTGTATATGCTTCGATTTGCAAAGAAACAGGCAGACCTTTCCGTTTTCCTGGTTCGGCAGCGCAGTGGGAAGGCATTTCGGATGTGACAGATGCGCAAATATTGGCGGAACAAATGATATGGGCCGCAGTAACTGATGCGGCTTACAACGAGGCATTCAACATTGCCAATGGAGATGTATTTCGCTGGAAATGGCTTTGGAAGCAAATAGCTGACTGGTTTGGGATTGAGCCTGTCGGGTTTGACACGACGATTCATCCCCTTGAAACAGAAATGAAAGGCTACGATGTACTTTGGCAGGAAATTGCGGCCAAGTATCAACTCAAAGAACCGGCGCTCAGCCGCATTTCGAATGCGTGGCATACTGATCTCGACCTGGGCCGTCCACTGGAAGTGATGACTGATATGTCTAAAAGCCGCAAACTTGGCTTTGCGGTATACAAAGATACGCGCGATTCATTTTTTGGGTTGTTCGGGAAGCTCCGTGCAGAAAATTTGATTCCATAG
- a CDS encoding sulfatase family protein — MIRFVTLFALVLLHFTALAQAKKSRQPNIILIVSDDHSAPFLGCYGYPEIKTPNIDKLAAEGIIFKKAYTTAPQCVLSRAAIMTGRNTLDIQMTRFSAPLDASVTSYPELLRKGGYHTGILGRSFHLDGNRRVPETVAVLEKYNLETFKNRVDYLKASGNRDTIFQQYTEFLDQAPKGKPFFVQVGYSDPHRLFNAKNFEPDPAKISVPAHWPDTKLLREDFAAYLGEIQRLDSDVGRVLEDLKKRGLDQNTLVVFIGDNGGALLRGKGTLYDLGIHVPLIIRYPGLIKAGQTSDALVSGIDIAPTFLSVAGLPVPKEITGQNLAPAFSNPQFAGHDHIFAVRGAHGQGLPTNSSNFDLGRTIFNKKYKLIYNAIWQIPYHPVDFAGQPFWLDLKQKHAEGTLAEPFDKLLFADRRQMFELYDEEKDPFETNNLAGKPEAKQIEHELKSRLQEWMIVNRDYLPLPIAP; from the coding sequence ATGATACGATTTGTAACACTTTTTGCGCTGGTTTTGCTGCACTTCACTGCCTTGGCGCAGGCGAAGAAGAGCCGGCAGCCTAACATTATTTTGATTGTTTCTGATGATCATAGTGCTCCGTTTTTAGGGTGCTATGGTTATCCTGAGATCAAGACGCCGAATATTGATAAGCTTGCGGCGGAAGGGATTATTTTTAAAAAGGCTTATACCACCGCGCCACAATGTGTTTTGTCGAGGGCAGCTATTATGACGGGAAGGAATACGCTGGACATTCAGATGACACGGTTTTCTGCGCCGCTGGATGCTTCGGTGACTTCCTATCCCGAGCTGCTCAGAAAAGGTGGATACCACACAGGCATTCTCGGCAGAAGTTTTCACCTTGATGGAAACCGGAGAGTACCGGAGACAGTTGCGGTACTTGAAAAATACAACCTGGAAACCTTTAAAAACCGGGTTGATTACCTGAAAGCATCTGGCAACAGGGATACGATCTTTCAGCAGTACACCGAATTTCTGGACCAGGCTCCGAAGGGAAAGCCCTTCTTTGTGCAGGTTGGATACAGCGATCCGCACCGGCTTTTTAATGCCAAAAATTTTGAACCTGATCCTGCCAAAATCTCGGTTCCTGCGCATTGGCCTGATACCAAATTGCTGCGTGAAGATTTCGCCGCTTACCTTGGCGAGATCCAGCGGCTCGACAGTGATGTGGGCCGGGTTTTAGAGGATCTCAAAAAACGCGGGTTGGATCAGAACACACTCGTTGTTTTCATCGGCGACAATGGCGGTGCATTGCTTCGCGGGAAGGGTACTTTGTACGATCTGGGGATTCACGTTCCGCTGATTATCCGCTACCCAGGGCTTATAAAGGCAGGGCAGACGAGCGATGCATTGGTTTCGGGAATTGACATTGCGCCTACTTTTCTGTCGGTAGCCGGCTTGCCTGTGCCGAAAGAGATTACCGGCCAAAACCTTGCGCCTGCATTTAGTAATCCGCAGTTTGCCGGGCATGATCACATCTTCGCAGTACGTGGCGCGCATGGTCAGGGTTTACCTACCAATTCTTCCAACTTTGATCTCGGCAGGACGATTTTTAACAAAAAATACAAGCTCATCTACAATGCAATCTGGCAGATACCTTACCATCCAGTTGATTTCGCAGGACAGCCTTTCTGGCTGGATTTGAAGCAAAAACATGCAGAAGGCACATTGGCTGAACCATTCGATAAACTCCTTTTCGCCGATCGCCGCCAGATGTTTGAGCTTTACGACGAAGAGAAAGATCCATTTGAAACAAATAACCTGGCCGGAAAGCCGGAAGCAAAGCAGATTGAACACGAGCTGAAAAGCCGCTTGCAGGAATGGATGATTGTGAACAGGGATTATTTGCCGTTGCCGATTGCGCCGTAA